From Desulfatibacillum aliphaticivorans DSM 15576, one genomic window encodes:
- a CDS encoding F0F1 ATP synthase subunit epsilon has product MAGNILLEVVTPEKIVVSETVQTVTAPGSEGEFGVLVGHTPFLATLKLGTLNFKDETGKVRAVFINGGFAETLPNKVTVLAESAERRCDIDADRCRLALERAQQRLESKETAVDFERAKRALARAQTRMSLAESRKMDGFQ; this is encoded by the coding sequence ATGGCTGGCAATATTTTACTTGAAGTAGTCACGCCCGAGAAGATCGTGGTAAGTGAGACTGTTCAGACCGTAACCGCCCCAGGCAGCGAAGGCGAGTTCGGCGTCCTGGTCGGTCATACCCCTTTTCTCGCCACCTTGAAACTAGGTACCTTGAACTTCAAGGACGAGACGGGAAAGGTGCGTGCGGTCTTTATCAACGGCGGTTTTGCGGAAACTTTGCCTAACAAAGTCACTGTCTTGGCCGAATCAGCGGAACGTCGTTGCGACATTGACGCGGATCGCTGCAGATTGGCTTTGGAGAGAGCCCAGCAGAGGCTTGAGTCCAAGGAGACCGCAGTGGACTTTGAAAGGGCCAAACGCGCTCTTGCCAGGGCTCAAACCCGCATGAGCCTTGCCGAATCCAGAAAAATGGACGGCTTTCAATAA
- a CDS encoding cell division protein ZapB, with translation MDEASIFQEFDRLESKINGLIQQCETLKRQNAQLEASNSSLAEELLQKSEAEQKLVEERNLVRSRIDGLLARVNESIGTEQEQEEEYNIE, from the coding sequence TTGGACGAGGCAAGCATCTTTCAAGAATTCGATAGGTTAGAGAGCAAAATTAACGGACTCATTCAGCAGTGCGAGACGTTAAAACGGCAAAATGCCCAACTGGAGGCCAGCAATAGTTCACTGGCCGAGGAGTTGTTGCAAAAATCTGAAGCTGAACAAAAGCTCGTAGAAGAACGGAATTTGGTGCGGTCCCGTATTGACGGCCTCCTGGCCCGGGTTAACGAGTCAATAGGCACGGAACAGGAACAGGAAGAAGAGTATAACATCGAATAG